In Penaeus chinensis breed Huanghai No. 1 chromosome 40, ASM1920278v2, whole genome shotgun sequence, one genomic interval encodes:
- the LOC125047216 gene encoding sulfide:quinone oxidoreductase, mitochondrial-like, with translation MMLSRSGALAVRSSCLVQQTAALSTSSVRNKSYELVVVGGGAGGCATAAKFSSKLGKGKVAVIEPADMHYYQPMWTLVGGGMKTLENSGKPMSKVLPKKADWIKQRVVAFDPANNKVMTDDGQEINYQYLVVALGLQLNYNKIKGLPEAFETPGVGSNYSPLYVNKTFESLRNFKQGNAIFTFPATPIKCAGAPQKIMYIADEYLRKNGKRDKANILFNTSLGVIFGVKKYAEVLWEVVKERDLTVNLRHNLVEVKPDSREAVFQNLDNPEEFKTFEYEMLHVTPPMSSPDVLNQCTSLVDGAGYLNVKKDTMQHVDFPNVFGIGDCTSLPTSKTAAAVAGQVGVLRKNLSAVMAGKNPDSLYDGYTSCPLVTGYSKCILAEFDYDGNPLETFPINQAKERRTMFHLKKDFMPDMYWLGLLNGYWEGPKYFRKAMHLGLK, from the exons ATGATGTTGTCAAGAAGTGGGGCCTTAGCAGTTCGCAGCTCTTGCCTAGTGCAGCAAACAGCTGCTCTTTCAACATCATCAGTTAGAAACAAGAG CTATGAGTTagtggtggtagggggaggggctggAGGATGTGCTACAGCGGCTAAGTTTTCCTCTAAGCTCGGCAAAGGCAAGGTGGCAGTGATAGAGCCAGCGGAT ATGCACTACTACCAGCCGATGTGGACCTTGGTTGGGGGGGGTATGAAGACATTGGAGAATTCTGGGAAGCCTATGAGCAAG GTTCTCCCTAAGAAAGCTGACTGGATAAAGCAGCGTGTTGTCGCCTTCGATCCAGCAAACAATAaagtgatgactgatgatggaCAAGAAATAAACTACCAATACCTTGTGGTTGCTCTTGGATTGCAGCTGAATTACAACAAG ATCAAAGGTCTGCCGGAGGCCTTCGAGACACCTGGAGTAGGCTCAAACTACTCACCACTTTATGTAAACAAGACCTTTGAGAGCCTTAGGAACTTCAAGCAAGGCAATGCCATCTTCACATTCCCAGCCACGCCTATCAAGTGTGCAGGAGCGCCCCAAAAGATCATGTATATTGCCGACGAGTACTTGCGCAAG aaTGGCAAAAGAGACAAGGCTAATATCCTTTTCAACACCTCTTTAGGAGTAATCTTTGGTGTGAAGAAATACGCTGAAGTTCTTTGGGAG GTCGTGAAGGAGCGGGACCTGACAGTAAACCTTCGTCACAATTTGGTCGAAGTCAAACCTGACTCAAGGGAAGCTGTCTTCCAGAATCTTGACAATCCTGAGGAATTTAAGACATTTGAG TATGAAATGCTTCATGTAACACCCCCAATGAGCTCCCCAGATGTGCTAAACCAGTGCACTTCATTAGTGGATGGAGCCGGGTACCTCAACGTCAAAAAGGACACTATGCAGCATGTCGATTTCCCTAATGTGTTTGGTATTGGTGATTGCACTAGTCTTCCGACGTCTAAGACTGCAGCTGCTGTTG CTGGACAAGTCGGAGTTCTTCGTAAAAATTTGAGTGCAGTCATGGCAGGGAAAAATCCAGATTCTCTTTATGATGGCTACACCTCATGCCCTCTTGTCACAG gCTACTCAAAATGCATACTGGCAGAATTTGATTATGATGGCAATCCTCTCGAGACTTTCCCCATCAATCAGGCAAAGGAACGACGCACCATGTTTCACCTGAAGAAGGACTTCATGCCAGATATGTATTGGTTAGGTCTGCTCAA TGGATACTGGGAAGGCCCCAAGTATTTCCGCAAAGCAATGCACCTTGGATTGAAGTAA